The following proteins are encoded in a genomic region of Mus caroli chromosome 18, CAROLI_EIJ_v1.1, whole genome shotgun sequence:
- the LOC115029884 gene encoding protocadherin gamma-A5-like — protein MADPPRRWICNDLLTFFMLLGTLCAPGKGQIRYSVREELDKGSFVGNISKDLGLEPRELAERGVRIISRGRSQLFSLNPRGGSLVTAGRIDREELCVQSAPCLVSFNILVENKMKIYGVEVEILDINDNFPRFRDEELKVKVNENAAAGTRLVLPFARDGDVGVNSLQGYKLSSNPHFSLDVKSGSDGQKHPELVLEQPLDREKESAHDLILTALDGGNPVLSSTVHITVTVLDANDNAPLFTQSEYRVSVPENTPVGTRLLTLTATDADEGINAKLTFSFRNEEDKISETFQLDSNLGEISTIQSLDYEESRFYLMEVVAQDGGALLASAKVLVTVQDVNDNAPEVILTSLTSSVSEDCLPGTIIALFSVHDADSGENGEISCSIPKNLPFKLEKSVDNYYHLLTTRALDREETSDYNITVTVVDRGTPPLSTENHISLKVADINDNPPTFSRPFYSTSISENNPRGVSIFSVYAYDADSGDNAQVTYSLAENTFQEVPVSSYVSINSDTGVLYALQSFDYEHLRDLQLLVTAKDSGTPPLSSNVSLSLFVLDQNDNIPEILYPTIPTDGSTGVELAPRSAEPGYLVTKVVAVDKDSGQNAWLSYRLIKASEPGLFSIGLHTGEVCTARALLDRDVLKQSLVVAVQDHGQPPLSATVTLTIAVGDSIPDVLTDLGNHNTPAEPQDSDLTLYLVVSVAVVSCVFLGFVTVLLALRLRHWHTSRLLQTSTGRFADMPASHFVGMDGVQAYLQTYSHEISLTTDSKKSHLIFPQPNYADRLISEESCEKSEPLLIPDNIHTYKEEPGAAQVSFLFH, from the coding sequence ATGGCAGACCCACCGAGGCGCTGGATCTGCAACGACCTGCTGACGTTCTTCATGCTGCTGGGGACGCTGTGCGCGCCAGGAAAGGGACAGATCCGCTACTCTGTGCGGGAGGAGCTGGACAAAGGCTCCTTCGTGGGCAACATCTCCAAGGACCTGGGGCTGGAGCCCCGCGAGCTGGCGGAGCGCGGGGTCCGCATCATCTCCAGAGGTAGGTCGCAGCTTTTCTCTCTGAACCCGCGAGGCGGCAGCCTGGTCACCGCGGGCAGGATAGACCGGGAGGAGCTGTGCGTCCAGAGCGCTCCCTGTCTCGTCAGCTTTAACATCTtggttgaaaataaaatgaaaatttatggaGTAGAAGTAGAAATCCTTGATATTAATGATAACTTCCCCCGGTTCCGCGATGAGGAGTTAAAAGTAAAAGTTAATGAAAACGCGGCTGCAGGAACACGTTTGGTGCTCCCCTTCGCGAGAGATGGGGATGTGGGTGTGAATTCCCTCCAGGGTTACAAGCTCAGCTCCAACCCGCACTTCTCTCTGGACGTGAAGAGTGGATCTGACGGGCAAAAACACCCAGAGTTGGTGTTGGAACAGCCCCTGGACCGTGAGAAGGAGTCTGCTCATGACCTGATCCTCACAGCTTTGGATGGCGGAAACCCAGTACTTTCGAGCACCGTACATATTACCGTAACCGTTCTTGATGCAAACGATAACGCACCCTTGTTTACCCAAAGCGAATATAGGGTGAGTGTTCCGGAGAACACACCTGTGGGCACTAGACTCCTCACACTCACCGCCACGGATGCAGACGAGGGAATCAACGCGAAGTTGACCTTCTCTTTCCGCAACGAAGAAGACAAAATTTCTGAAACTTTCCAACTCGATTCTAATCTTGGGGAAATCTCAACTATTCAATCCCTGGACTATGAAGAATCCAGATTCTATCTCATGGAAGTGGTAGCCCAGGACGGAGGCGCTCTTCTTGCCAGCGCTAAGGTGTTGGTCACAGTCCAGGACGTGAATGACAATGCCCCAGAAGTGATACTCACCTCCCTCACCAGCTCCGTCTCTGAAGACTGTCTACCCGGAACCATAATTGCGCTTTTCAGCGTACATGATGCTGATTCTGGGGAGAATGGAGAGATTTCGTGTTCTATTCCTAAGAACCTGCCCTTCAAACTGGAAAAGTCAGTTGATAATTACTATCACCTACTAACAACAAGAGCACTGGATAGAGAAGAGACTTCAGATTATAACATCACGGTGACGGTTGTTGACCGTGGAACTCCTCCCCTGTCTACAGAAAACCACATCTCTCTGAAAGTAGCCGACATAAATGACAACCCACCCACCTTCTCTCGTCCCTTCTATTCCACTTCCATCTCAGAAAATAACCCCAGAGGTGTCTCCATTTTTTCAGTTTATGCCTATGACGCTGACAGTGGTGATAACGCCCAAGTCACTTACTCCCTGGCTGAAAATACATTTCAAGAAGTGCCTGTGTCGTCCTATGTCTCCATTAACTCTGACACTGGTGTCCTGTATGCATTGCAATCCTTTGACTATGAGCACTTGAGAGACCTGCAGCTACTGGTGACAGCTAAAGACAGTGGGACTCCTCCACTCAGCAGCAATGTGTCCCTGAGCTTGTTTGTGCTGGACCAGAATGACAACATTCCTGAGATCCTGTACCCAACTATTCCCACCGATGGCTCCACAGGTGTGGAACTGGCACCCCGCTCTGCAGAGCCTGGATACTTGGTAACCAAAGTGGTGGCAGTGGACAAAGATTCGGGACAGAACGCCTGGTTGTCCTACCGCCTCATCAAAGCCAGTGAGCCAGGACTCTTCTCAATAGGGCTTCACACGGGTGAGGTGTGCACAGCAAGGGCTCTGTTGGATAGAGATGTACTCAAGCAGAGCCTGGTGGTGGCTGTCCAGGACCATGGCCAGCCCCCTCTCTCAGCCACTGTCACACTCACTATCGCTGTAGGAGATAGCATCCCAGATGTACTGACTGACTTAGGCAACCACAACACACCGGCAGAGCCCCAGGATTCAGACCTCACACTCTACCTAGTGGTTTCAGTGGCAGTGGTCTCCTGTGTCTTTCTGGGATTTGTTACCGTGCTGTTGGCCCTCAGGCTGAGGCACTGGCACACATCACGCCTGCTTCAGACTTCCACAGGCAGATTTGCCGACATGCCTGCCTCCCATTTTGTGGGCATGGATGGGGTACAGGCTTACCTGCAGACCTATTCCCACGAAATCTCTCTCACTACAGACTCCAAAAAGAGCCACCTGATCTTCCCCCAGCCCAATTATGCTGACAGGCTCATTAGTGAAGAGAGCTGTGAGAAGAGTGAGCCTCTTCTGATACCtgataatatacatacatacaaagaagaGCCCGGAGCTGCTCAGGtcagttttctcttccactaA
- the LOC110284891 gene encoding protocadherin gamma-A6 isoform X21, producing the protein MAALQRRPPCCKLLLLLNLLWWLWGSEAGQLRYSIPEEVEKGSFVGSIAKDLGLQPRELAERGIRIISRGRSQLFSLNQRSGSLVTAGRIDREELCAQSASCLVSFNILIEDKLNLYPVEVEIVDINDNAPRFLKEEMELKILENAALSSHFLLMGVYDPDVGVNSIQGFKLSGSSHFSVHVQSQDNGPKYPELVLEHSLDREEEAVHHLVLVAMDGGDPVRTGMARILVTVIDVNDNAPVFTQPIYRVSVPENLPVGTRVLTVNATDQDEGVHAEITYSFVRITEEISRIFCLDPLTGEISTSETLDYEDSRFYELDVEARDQSDLQDRAKVLITILDMNDNAPEVVVTSGSRAIAENAPPGTVIALFQVYDKDSERNGLVICSISESLPFKLEESLDNYFRLVTNMELDREQVSSYNITVTATDRGTPPLSTKIFISLDVADINDNPPVFSRSSYSVYVSENNPKGVSIFSLNAVDPDSEENAEIIYSLAKETLQGTPLFSFLSINSITGVLYALCSFDYEQFRELNLLVTASDRGKPPLSSNVSLNLFVLDQNDNVPEILYPVLPTDGSTGVELAPRSAEPGYLVTKVVAVDKDSGQNAWLSYRLIKASEPGLFSVGLHTGEVRTARVLLDRDALKQSLVVAVQDHGQPPLSSTVTLTVAVASSIPDILADLGSLDLPHKSEDSSLTIYLVVAVVTVSCIFFAFVTGLLVLRLWHWHKSRLLKATRKGVSNMSTSHFVGIDGVQAFLQTYSHEVSLTADSRKSHLIFPQPNYAHTLISQEGCEKNEPLLIQEDSAFCKEEDSLDQFILLQDGAVT; encoded by the exons ATGGCGGCTCTGCAGAGGCGCCCGCCCTGCTGCAAGTTGCTCCTGCTTCTCAATCTCCTGTGGTGGTTGTGGGGCTCAGAAGCTGGGCAGCTCCGCTACTCTATTCCcgaggaagtggagaaaggctCCTTCGTGGGCAGCATCGCTAAAGACCTGGGGCTGCAGCCCCGCGAGCTGGCAGAGCGCGGGATTCGCATCATCTCCAGAGGTAGGTCGCAGCTTTTCTCCCTAAACCAGCGAAGCGGCAGCTTGGTCACCGCGGGCAGGATAGACCGGGAGGAGCTGTGCGCCCAGAGCGCGTCCTGTCTTGTGAGCTTTAACATCCTTATAGAAGATAAATTAAATCTTTATCCTGTGGAAGTAGAAATAGTGGACATTAATGACAATGCACCCAGAttcttaaaggaagaaatggaattgAAGATTCTTGAAAATGCAGCTCTATCCTCTCATTTTCTACTAATGGGTGTCTATGACCCCGATGTGGGAGTGAACTCCATTCAGGGCTTCAAGCTCAGCGGTAGTAGTCACTTCTCAGTACATGTGCAAAGCCAAGACAATGGGCCCAAATACCCGGAGCTGGTGTTGGAGCACAGCCTggacagggaagaggaagcagTTCACCACTTGGTCCTTGTTGCCATGGATGGTGGTGACCCTGTCCGAACAGGCATGGCGCGAATTCTAGTAACTGTCATAGATGTGAACGACAATGCTCCAGTATTTACTCAGCCTATCTATCGTGTGAGTGTCCCTGAAAACCTGCCTGTGGGTACACGCGTGTTAACAGTTAACGCCACCGATCAGGATGAAGGAGTCCATGCAGAAATAACATATTCCTTTGTGAGGATCACAGAAGAAATCTCGCGGATTTTCTGCTTAGATCCTTTAACTGGGGAAATTTCCACTTCCGAAACTCTAGACTATGAGGATTCAAGATTTTATGAGCTGGATGTTGAAGCCCGAGATCAATCAGATCTTCAAGACCGAGCAAAAGTTTTAATAACCATCTTGGACATGAACGACAATGCACCGGAAGTGGTTGTTACATCTGGTAGCAGAGCAATTGCTGAAAACGCACCTCCGGGGACCGTAATTGCTCTTTTTCAAGTCTATGATAAAGACTCTGAACGGAATGGCCTGGTAATATGCTCCATCTCAGAAAGTCTCCCATTTAAATTGGAAGAATCATTAGACAATTATTTTCGGTTAGTGACAAATATGGAACTAGATCGGGAACAGGTATCTTCTTATAACATCACTGTGACAGCCACTGACAGAGGAACACCACCTCTGTCAACAAAGATATTTATTTCCTTAGATGTGGCAGACATTAATGACAACCCACCTGTTTTTTCCCGTTCATCCtactctgtctatgtctctgagAATAACCCTAAGGGCGTCTCCATCTTCTCTTTGAATGCAGTGGACCCTGACAGTGAAGAAAATGCAGAAATTATTTACTCTCTGGCCAAAGAGACCCTTCAGGGAACACCTctattctccttcctctccatcaACTCCATCACTGGTGTCCTGTATGCACTGTGTTCCTTTGACTATGAGCAGTTTAGAGAACTGAATCTACTGGTGACAGCCAGTGACAGAGGGAAACCCCCACTTAGCAGCAATGTGTCACTTAACCTGTTTGTGCTGGACCAGAATGACAATGTACCTGAGATCCTGTACCCTGTTCTCCCCACCGATGGTTCTACTGGTGTGGAGCTGGCTCCCCGCTCTGCAGAGCCTGGATATCTAGTGACCAAAGTGGTGGCAGTGGACAAAGACTCAGGTCAGAATGCCTGGCTGTCCTACCGCCTAATCAAGGCCAGCGAGCCAGGGCTCTTCTCAGTGGGACTACACACAGGTGAGGTCCGCACAGCAAGGGTCCTGCTGGACAGAGATGCTCTCAAGCAGAGCCTGGTGGTGGCTGTGCAGGACCATGGCCAGCCGCCTCTCTCATCTACTGTTACGCTTACTGTGGCTGTGGCCAGCAGCATTCCTGACATCCTGGCTGACTTGGGCAGCCTTGACCTTCCACACAAGTCTGAGGATTCAAGCCTTACAATCTACCTGGTGGTGGCGGTGGTCACTGTTTCGTGCATCTTCTTTGCTTTTGTCACGGGGCTGCTGGTGCTCAGGCTGTGGCACTGGCACAAGTCAAGATTGCTGAAAGCCACAAGGAAAGGTGTGTCAAATATGTCCACTTCACATTTCGTGGGTATTGACGGGGTGCAGGCTTTTCTACAGACCTATTCCCATGAGGTTTCCCTCACAGCAGACTCAAGGAAGAGCCATCTGATCTTCCCCCAGCCCAACTATGCCCACACACTCATCAGTCAGGAAGGCTGTGAGAAAAATGAGCCTTTATTGATACAGGAAGACTCGGCTTTTTGCAAAGAGGAAGACTCTCTTGATCAG TTTATTTTGCTTCAAGATGGTGCAGTAACTTAG